One genomic window of Candidatus Pseudobacter hemicellulosilyticus includes the following:
- a CDS encoding RagB/SusD family nutrient uptake outer membrane protein encodes MKRLHYICFITVLMLVACTRMLDKEPQGVISGEVLNSPENIDKMVIAAYAGLGNDNIHTSYTLWPWGSMRSGDAYKGGDSPGDNTDWYNYEIFSGNRPELGITDRMWYYLYIGVSRANDALRRINAIDESVYPNKKVRQAEMRFIRGHFYFLLKLLFKYVPYIDETVPEIEYGKISNSVLSNDELWGKIADDFRSGTENLPEEQPQIGRVNKWAATAYLAKTTLYRAYRQDENNNVINVDAQLLQQVLDLCNQVIDNGPYSLSDDFADNFLAQTENGPESIFAVQFSKEDGTPKGRINMGVALNYPMNKEFGCCGFHLPSQNLVNAFKTSNAGLPLFDTYNDADAMEPADFQTQSFDPRLDHTVAIPGHPYKYSSFIYQKTWARAPQIYGYFSTLKETVAPDDPWFQKVPPFMSSAKNYDILRFDDLQLWKAEVLIQLNRPDEALPIINSIRARAQKSTDRLQYPNGTYYSNYHMDTYKPGVNCTWSKDFAWKALIWERRLEFAMEGNRFFDLVRWGIAAEYLNNYFAEESKKRTYLKDAKFKKNRDEYMPVPLAQMNYSRGVYKQNTGW; translated from the coding sequence ATGAAACGCTTACATTATATCTGCTTCATTACGGTACTTATGCTTGTCGCCTGTACCAGAATGCTTGACAAAGAGCCCCAGGGAGTCATATCCGGCGAAGTGCTTAATAGTCCGGAAAACATCGACAAAATGGTGATAGCCGCTTATGCGGGCCTGGGCAATGATAATATACATACGTCCTATACACTGTGGCCATGGGGCAGTATGAGAAGTGGTGATGCATACAAAGGGGGGGACAGCCCTGGTGACAATACCGACTGGTATAACTATGAGATATTTTCCGGAAATCGCCCCGAACTCGGCATTACCGACAGAATGTGGTACTACCTCTATATTGGCGTATCCAGGGCCAATGATGCATTGAGGCGCATCAACGCTATAGATGAATCAGTATATCCCAACAAGAAAGTACGGCAGGCGGAAATGCGTTTTATCCGCGGTCATTTTTATTTCCTTTTGAAGCTATTGTTCAAGTATGTACCCTATATCGATGAAACAGTTCCCGAGATCGAATACGGCAAGATTTCCAACAGCGTCCTGTCCAATGATGAATTGTGGGGGAAGATCGCAGATGACTTCCGGTCCGGGACAGAAAATCTGCCCGAAGAGCAGCCGCAGATCGGTCGCGTAAATAAATGGGCGGCAACAGCCTATCTCGCCAAGACAACGCTCTACAGAGCCTATCGGCAGGATGAGAACAATAACGTTATCAATGTTGATGCGCAGTTATTGCAACAGGTGCTTGATCTGTGTAACCAGGTCATTGATAACGGTCCATATTCGCTCAGTGATGATTTTGCAGATAACTTCCTTGCGCAAACAGAGAATGGTCCCGAATCAATATTTGCGGTACAATTTTCAAAAGAGGATGGCACACCAAAAGGCAGGATCAATATGGGCGTGGCGCTCAATTACCCTATGAACAAGGAATTTGGCTGTTGTGGGTTTCATCTGCCAAGCCAGAATCTGGTGAACGCATTCAAGACAAGCAACGCAGGTCTTCCATTATTTGACACCTATAACGATGCAGACGCAATGGAACCGGCCGATTTCCAAACCCAGTCATTTGATCCACGTCTTGATCATACAGTGGCTATTCCGGGCCATCCCTACAAATACAGTTCCTTTATTTACCAGAAAACATGGGCCAGGGCTCCCCAGATCTATGGTTATTTCTCTACCCTGAAAGAAACGGTTGCTCCGGACGACCCATGGTTCCAGAAAGTGCCGCCTTTTATGTCAAGTGCAAAGAACTATGACATCCTTCGCTTTGATGACCTGCAATTGTGGAAAGCCGAGGTCCTGATACAGCTGAACCGGCCTGATGAAGCATTGCCGATCATCAATTCCATACGAGCAAGAGCACAAAAAAGCACGGACCGTTTACAATATCCCAATGGGACCTATTATTCCAACTATCATATGGACACCTACAAGCCGGGCGTCAATTGTACCTGGTCAAAGGATTTTGCCTGGAAGGCGCTGATCTGGGAAAGAAGACTGGAGTTTGCGATGGAAGGTAATCGTTTCTTCGACCTGGTAAGATGGGGTATTGCCGCCGAATACCTCAACAATTATTTTGCAGAAGAGTCAAAAAAACGTACTTATCTTAAAGATGCGAAATTTAAAAAGAACCGGGATGAATATATGCCGGTTCCACTGGCGCAAATGAACTATAGTCGTGGTGTATACAAACAAAATACCGGCTGGTAA
- a CDS encoding ROK family protein, whose protein sequence is MKDIFVLGVDIGGSHISAALVNLENAAVIPTSAVRLKTDPAGSARYLIDVWARAIEASYEHTGITEKRIGIAMPGPFDYEEGISRIIGLAKFESLYGLNVKELLAERLEISPANIEMINDASAFLLGEVKAGAARGFRDAAGITLGTGLGSAGYFNGVLHEGDCWCTPYREGRAEDYLCSRWFVQEYEKATGNKVAGVRELIDLAPNNPVVIELFNTFGSQLAEVLLMKYPPSLQQVIVVGGNIAKAWKLFMPAAETYFWSKGKRMNLQPAQLGEQAAIIGAAFLHAD, encoded by the coding sequence ATGAAGGATATTTTTGTACTGGGCGTGGATATTGGCGGCTCGCATATCAGTGCTGCCCTCGTGAACCTGGAAAATGCCGCTGTTATCCCGACATCGGCAGTAAGGCTTAAAACAGATCCGGCCGGCAGTGCCCGGTACCTTATTGATGTGTGGGCCAGGGCTATTGAGGCCAGTTATGAGCATACCGGCATCACAGAAAAGCGCATTGGCATTGCTATGCCGGGTCCTTTCGACTATGAAGAAGGCATCAGCAGGATCATTGGCCTGGCTAAGTTTGAATCCTTGTACGGTCTCAATGTAAAGGAGCTGCTGGCGGAAAGGCTGGAGATCAGTCCGGCCAACATTGAAATGATCAATGATGCCAGTGCCTTCCTCCTGGGAGAAGTAAAGGCCGGCGCTGCCCGTGGCTTTCGTGATGCTGCAGGCATTACGCTGGGTACGGGCCTTGGCTCTGCTGGTTATTTCAATGGTGTTCTTCATGAAGGTGATTGCTGGTGTACGCCTTACCGGGAGGGCAGGGCTGAAGACTATCTCTGTTCCCGCTGGTTTGTGCAGGAATATGAGAAGGCTACCGGTAACAAAGTGGCCGGTGTCCGGGAACTGATAGACCTGGCGCCCAATAACCCGGTGGTCATTGAGCTGTTCAATACTTTTGGCAGCCAGCTGGCGGAGGTACTGCTGATGAAATACCCGCCTTCCCTACAGCAGGTAATAGTGGTGGGCGGCAATATTGCCAAAGCCTGGAAACTGTTCATGCCGGCTGCGGAGACTTATTTCTGGTCTAAAGGCAAGCGCATGAACCTGCAGCCGGCCCAGCTGGGGGAACAGGCTGCCATTATTGGTGCGGCTTTCCTGCATGCGGATTAA
- a CDS encoding family 43 glycosylhydrolase yields the protein MKQLFIALFLSLPAMLSAQLGVQYDPSVQTTGNLQYFRPKGDLFVGDCMPFSHNGKYYFYWLLDSAHHRSLNGLGGHQWALSTSTDLKTWKQEPVVIGIDEEWEKSICTGSIVFYKDTFYAFYATRLITPEGKVNEQLSYATSGDGIHFVKQRPNPFYTSAPGYSKRDFRDPKVIVDEKTGEFHLFVSSWQENPAMQHAGGCLVHLTSKDLKSWTVNEPILTGQPSVPECPDYFYWKGWYYLVYSHNSNTFYVKSKKPYGPWEEPASQALNESWSNVVKTAAFSNDRRIAAGWVPSRNNNKDNEQEIFGGQAIFRELIQFPDGTLGTRFPAEMIPASAGALSPEIKPVVLSTVTGNTAQINAADGVGAAMVAGIPARSRISFEIAPGSNLEEYGLMLRSDNKADIGYRLNFEPNAGIVSLGNTQLYAVAGLNKAIRVDVILYDDIIDVSIDGKRCIVNRMPEWKGDHLWFYGKHGKLAFKSIIIRTLQ from the coding sequence ATGAAACAACTATTTATAGCTTTATTTCTTTCCCTTCCCGCAATGCTCTCTGCACAGCTCGGCGTACAATATGATCCTTCGGTACAGACTACAGGCAATCTTCAGTATTTCAGGCCGAAGGGTGATCTGTTTGTAGGAGACTGCATGCCTTTTTCCCACAACGGCAAATACTATTTTTATTGGTTGCTTGATTCGGCGCATCACCGTAGTCTCAATGGACTCGGGGGCCATCAATGGGCCTTAAGCACCAGCACGGATCTTAAGACCTGGAAACAGGAGCCTGTAGTGATCGGCATTGATGAAGAATGGGAGAAATCCATCTGTACCGGATCCATTGTTTTTTATAAGGATACTTTCTACGCATTTTATGCAACAAGGCTTATCACTCCGGAAGGAAAAGTAAATGAACAGCTGAGCTATGCAACGAGTGGGGACGGTATTCATTTTGTAAAGCAAAGACCGAATCCTTTTTACACCTCAGCGCCGGGCTACAGCAAAAGGGATTTCCGGGATCCGAAGGTGATTGTAGATGAAAAGACAGGCGAATTTCATCTCTTTGTTTCCAGCTGGCAGGAGAATCCTGCCATGCAGCACGCTGGCGGTTGCCTGGTGCATCTGACTTCAAAGGACCTGAAGAGCTGGACGGTAAATGAGCCCATCCTTACTGGCCAGCCAAGTGTGCCGGAGTGCCCGGACTATTTTTACTGGAAGGGCTGGTATTACCTGGTGTACAGTCATAACAGCAATACATTTTATGTGAAATCTAAAAAGCCTTATGGCCCCTGGGAGGAACCTGCTTCGCAGGCGCTGAACGAATCATGGTCGAACGTGGTGAAGACCGCAGCATTTTCCAATGACCGCCGCATTGCCGCAGGTTGGGTTCCTTCCAGGAATAATAACAAGGATAATGAACAGGAGATCTTTGGAGGGCAGGCAATCTTCCGTGAATTGATACAGTTTCCCGATGGTACGCTGGGCACCAGATTTCCCGCAGAGATGATACCCGCCAGTGCAGGCGCTTTATCTCCGGAGATTAAGCCCGTCGTGCTTTCCACGGTAACGGGAAATACGGCACAGATCAATGCTGCTGATGGTGTGGGCGCAGCAATGGTAGCTGGCATCCCAGCCCGCAGCCGGATCAGCTTTGAAATAGCGCCAGGGTCCAACCTGGAAGAATATGGTTTAATGCTCCGTTCCGACAACAAAGCAGATATTGGTTACCGGTTGAATTTTGAACCAAACGCCGGCATTGTAAGCCTGGGCAATACACAGCTATATGCTGTAGCAGGGCTGAACAAAGCAATTCGCGTGGATGTTATCCTTTATGATGATATTATCGATGTTTCCATAGATGGAAAACGTTGCATCGTGAACCGCATGCCCGAATGGAAAGGCGACCATTTATGGTTTTATGGCAAGCACGGAAAGCTGGCCTTTAAATCGATCATAATCCGTACTCTTCAATAG
- a CDS encoding ROK family protein produces MFLGIDIGGTKCALVIGKPDDEGMMQVLDKISTPTDKPVYEMITKLFSLAEQLLQQNNLDKKELQGIGISCGGPLNSKRGRILSPPNLPGWDDIPIVDMAEHFFQQKVLLQNDANACAVAEWKYGAGKGADNIIFLTFGTGMGAGLILNGRLYAGATDLAGEVGHIRLADAGPVGFGKSGSFEGYCSGGGIAQLGQMKARERIQMGQSTAYCKSLDELPYVTAKTVAEAAMKGDATAIAVYTISAEYLGRALAILIDALNPELIILGSIFGRAKTLIEKKMWSAIHREAFKDSVEACRIVAAGLGENIGDVAALSLAAMAADEKEAANNNVPG; encoded by the coding sequence ATGTTCTTAGGAATTGATATTGGTGGTACAAAATGCGCTCTGGTGATCGGCAAGCCTGATGACGAAGGAATGATGCAGGTGCTGGATAAGATAAGTACCCCTACGGACAAGCCAGTATACGAGATGATAACAAAGCTGTTCAGTTTGGCTGAACAGTTATTGCAGCAAAACAATCTTGATAAAAAAGAGCTGCAGGGAATAGGCATTAGTTGTGGTGGCCCACTTAACAGTAAGCGCGGGCGTATTCTGTCGCCACCGAATCTGCCGGGCTGGGATGACATTCCGATCGTGGATATGGCAGAACATTTTTTTCAGCAAAAGGTACTGTTGCAGAATGATGCCAATGCGTGTGCGGTAGCGGAATGGAAATATGGCGCGGGCAAGGGTGCTGACAATATTATCTTCCTCACTTTTGGAACGGGAATGGGCGCCGGGCTGATATTAAACGGCCGTTTGTATGCGGGCGCTACAGACCTGGCCGGAGAGGTAGGCCATATACGGTTAGCAGATGCCGGACCGGTTGGCTTTGGCAAGTCAGGATCGTTTGAAGGGTATTGCAGTGGTGGCGGCATTGCGCAGCTCGGTCAGATGAAGGCCAGGGAACGTATACAGATGGGGCAATCGACCGCCTATTGTAAAAGCCTTGATGAATTGCCATATGTGACAGCAAAAACAGTGGCGGAAGCCGCGATGAAAGGCGACGCAACAGCTATCGCCGTCTATACTATTTCTGCTGAATACCTGGGGCGCGCACTGGCGATACTCATAGATGCCTTGAATCCTGAATTGATCATCCTGGGCAGCATATTTGGCCGAGCCAAAACATTGATTGAAAAAAAGATGTGGTCAGCTATCCATCGCGAGGCGTTCAAGGATTCAGTTGAAGCCTGCCGGATTGTAGCCGCCGGCTTGGGTGAAAATATAGGAGATGTGGCGGCATTATCATTGGCGGCAATGGCAGCGGATGAAAAAGAGGCGGCCAATAATAACGTGCCCGGGTAG
- a CDS encoding helix-turn-helix transcriptional regulator — protein sequence MGENIKLARKRRNLTTIQVSERADIDRTTLYHIEKGNPSVSMGAYFNVLRVLGLQDDFLKLAADDAFGRKLQDLKLIGKKSNGK from the coding sequence ATGGGAGAGAATATAAAACTGGCTCGTAAACGCCGGAATCTGACTACCATACAGGTATCGGAACGGGCAGATATTGACCGCACTACCCTATATCACATTGAAAAGGGAAATCCTAGCGTGTCTATGGGGGCTTATTTCAATGTGCTGCGTGTGCTGGGATTGCAGGATGATTTCCTGAAATTGGCTGCGGATGATGCATTCGGAAGAAAACTACAGGATTTAAAATTGATCGGAAAAAAAAGTAATGGCAAATAA
- a CDS encoding HipA domain-containing protein, producing the protein MANNTDIWVYAHWKGMEEPKCIGVLSAQQAKGKKAFSFTYDTDWISSEEQLLLDPDIAWYDGRQYPNAKENFGVFLDSMPDTWGRTLMKRRAAINASEQGEKSPTLYDIDYLLGVHDLSRMGALRFKINPEGDFLDNDPVSPTPPWASVRELQHGASLIEANEDRNEIRKWLTMLIAPGSSLGGARPKANILDEHGHLWIAKFPSNNDTIDKGAWEYLAYRLAIAAGIEMTECRIEKVAGKHHTFFTKRFDRDREKRIHFSSAMTMTGKNEDLIRDNTPSYLDIVEFIQFSGVHVTEDLHQLWRRIIFNILIANTDDHLRNHGFVLSKDGWRLSPAYDINPSIDKDGLALNIDMDNNSLDIELAKSVGVYFRLEIDQMEDILSEVRSSVYGWQKLATQIGISRGEQLLMKAAFNL; encoded by the coding sequence ATGGCAAATAATACAGATATATGGGTATACGCACACTGGAAAGGCATGGAAGAGCCTAAATGCATTGGAGTATTGTCTGCTCAGCAAGCCAAAGGAAAAAAAGCGTTCAGTTTTACTTATGATACAGATTGGATTTCCTCAGAAGAGCAATTATTACTTGACCCAGATATTGCTTGGTACGATGGAAGGCAGTATCCTAATGCAAAAGAAAACTTCGGCGTATTCCTGGACTCAATGCCAGATACTTGGGGACGAACTTTAATGAAGCGTCGTGCGGCTATCAATGCCAGTGAACAGGGAGAAAAGTCTCCAACATTATACGACATTGATTATTTACTGGGTGTTCACGATCTAAGTCGTATGGGAGCCCTACGGTTTAAAATAAATCCAGAAGGTGACTTTCTGGACAATGATCCAGTTTCGCCAACACCTCCATGGGCAAGCGTCAGAGAATTGCAACATGGAGCATCTCTGATAGAAGCGAATGAAGATAGGAATGAGATAAGAAAATGGCTTACCATGCTCATAGCCCCGGGTTCATCTTTAGGCGGTGCACGGCCGAAGGCCAATATACTTGACGAACATGGCCATCTCTGGATCGCTAAATTTCCTTCTAATAATGATACTATTGACAAAGGTGCCTGGGAATACTTAGCCTATCGGCTCGCCATTGCTGCTGGTATTGAAATGACCGAGTGCCGCATTGAAAAAGTGGCTGGCAAACACCATACTTTTTTTACCAAACGCTTCGATCGCGACAGAGAGAAACGAATTCATTTTTCTTCGGCAATGACTATGACGGGAAAAAATGAAGACTTAATCCGGGATAATACACCATCCTACCTGGATATTGTTGAATTTATTCAATTTTCAGGTGTACATGTAACGGAAGATCTGCATCAGTTATGGCGAAGGATTATTTTCAATATTCTTATCGCAAATACTGATGACCATTTGCGAAACCATGGTTTTGTATTAAGTAAAGATGGGTGGCGGCTGTCTCCCGCATACGACATCAATCCTTCTATTGACAAAGATGGTTTGGCTTTAAACATCGATATGGATAACAATTCACTCGACATTGAATTGGCCAAAAGCGTGGGTGTTTATTTCAGGTTAGAAATAGATCAGATGGAAGATATTCTATCAGAAGTACGTTCTTCTGTTTATGGCTGGCAAAAACTGGCAACACAAATCGGCATTTCAAGAGGCGAGCAATTATTAATGAAAGCAGCTTTCAATTTGTGA
- a CDS encoding SDR family NAD(P)-dependent oxidoreductase: MDLQLNNKTAFVSGSTAGIGYAIASGLLKEGATVIINGRTEESIRTAIRQLQEEIPGAKVSGIPADFAHAAEVQALLSQLPDIDILVNNVGIFEPRPFQEIPDEDWFRFFEVNVMSGIRLSRQVFPKMLAKNNGRIIFVSSESAVFIPDEMIHYGMTKTAQLGVSRGLAELTKGTQVTVNTILPGPTRSRGVGTFIKNLANQQKISEEEMEKVFFKEFRPTSLLQRFAAVEEIANMVVYLSSPLSAATNGATLRVEGGLLKSAF; the protein is encoded by the coding sequence ATGGATCTTCAACTCAATAACAAAACGGCTTTTGTCAGCGGCTCTACGGCCGGCATCGGGTATGCCATTGCCAGCGGTCTGCTGAAAGAGGGTGCTACCGTTATCATTAACGGGAGAACAGAAGAAAGTATCCGCACCGCCATCCGGCAGCTGCAGGAAGAGATCCCCGGTGCAAAAGTCTCGGGTATCCCGGCCGATTTTGCCCATGCCGCCGAAGTACAGGCCCTGCTCAGCCAGCTGCCCGATATAGATATCCTCGTCAACAATGTAGGGATCTTTGAACCCAGGCCATTCCAGGAGATACCCGATGAAGACTGGTTCCGCTTTTTTGAGGTCAACGTCATGAGCGGCATCCGCCTCTCCCGCCAGGTGTTCCCTAAAATGCTGGCAAAGAACAATGGACGGATCATCTTTGTCTCCAGCGAGTCGGCCGTTTTCATTCCCGATGAAATGATCCATTACGGGATGACCAAGACCGCACAGCTGGGTGTCAGTCGCGGCCTGGCCGAGCTGACCAAAGGCACACAGGTCACTGTCAATACTATCCTGCCCGGCCCTACCCGCTCCCGTGGCGTGGGGACATTCATAAAGAACCTGGCTAACCAGCAAAAGATCAGTGAAGAAGAAATGGAAAAGGTCTTCTTTAAAGAGTTCCGACCCACTTCCCTGCTCCAGCGTTTTGCAGCGGTGGAAGAAATTGCCAATATGGTGGTCTACCTGTCGAGCCCGCTCTCGGCCGCTACCAATGGCGCCACTTTACGCGTGGAAGGAGGCCTGCTTAAATCGGCATTTTGA
- a CDS encoding FUSC family membrane protein, protein MTNLLPIQPLDYAQEFRKFISSQYLYTGVRITAGAVIPGLILYQYGLLATMMAVPLGALCVGFTDNPGPIQHRRNALFTSIAINFIVAMTAGLSRSHPLLIGIELVIFGLLFSLAGVYGNRANSIGSIALLVFIFNIDAHLAGDGGNLESILVNAGLFTAGGLWYALLSFALHTIRPYKPIQQLLGECLMETARYLQVKAAFYKKDPDYTLLYRDLMRYQIQIHKHQDELREMLFKARSVVRESTRKGRLLMQMFRDSIDLFERIMTTQQDYESLHTEFDHEEILKVYHRTIIALAHDLEGIGLAIQDGLPYRNLEDTQQAIDEAKEAFFSMRNKKLSTQNIEGFIRLRHILFSLQDLTERLQVMAHYTTYDKAVSRQLKKEKRELHLDKFVSHTELDPHLLLDNLSLKSSHFRHAIRITIALLAGFIISLLFPLGHGYWILLTITTILKPAYSITKKRNIQRIAGTILGALLGFAAIYITKDATALFIIMLLAMIISYSLLKVNYLVSSAGITVYVILSFHFLNPAGLSVVLHDRILDTAIGSVISFIVSSFVLPSWEKEQLGYYIDHAIRANYNYFHAVAKAFSGAGFDITNYKIARKEAFVALANMSDHFQRMMSEPKSKQRHLEEYHQFVATSHLLTSHVASLSYYGQRSGQQYASVDFQPLIKQVDAQFRRLIDVLENKEQAPAEQKPHEDPIRQRVLELLEQRRLEMGKGDNDESLSIRKTLSELKAITDQFQLISTITAEEAKVLQKISFERAESATA, encoded by the coding sequence TTGACAAATCTTCTGCCCATTCAGCCGCTCGACTACGCGCAGGAATTCAGGAAATTCATCAGCAGTCAATACCTCTATACCGGGGTCCGCATCACTGCGGGCGCTGTTATCCCGGGGCTGATCCTCTATCAGTATGGCCTGCTGGCCACTATGATGGCCGTGCCGCTGGGCGCCCTTTGCGTGGGCTTCACCGATAATCCCGGCCCCATCCAGCACCGCCGCAATGCCCTGTTCACGAGTATTGCTATCAATTTTATTGTGGCCATGACCGCCGGCCTCAGCCGCTCCCATCCCCTGCTGATCGGGATCGAGCTGGTTATTTTTGGATTACTGTTCTCCCTGGCCGGTGTGTACGGGAATCGCGCCAACTCCATTGGCTCTATCGCCCTGCTGGTCTTTATCTTTAATATTGATGCACACCTGGCCGGTGATGGCGGTAACCTGGAAAGTATCCTGGTCAATGCCGGCTTATTCACGGCCGGTGGATTATGGTATGCCCTGCTCAGTTTTGCGCTGCATACAATTCGCCCCTATAAACCTATCCAGCAGCTGCTGGGCGAATGCCTCATGGAAACCGCCCGCTACCTGCAGGTGAAAGCAGCTTTTTATAAGAAGGACCCGGATTATACATTGCTGTACCGCGACCTGATGCGGTACCAGATCCAGATCCACAAGCACCAGGACGAGCTGCGCGAAATGCTGTTCAAAGCCCGCAGCGTGGTCCGGGAAAGTACCCGCAAGGGGCGGCTGCTCATGCAGATGTTCCGCGACAGCATCGATCTCTTTGAACGCATCATGACCACCCAGCAGGATTATGAATCCCTGCACACCGAATTTGATCACGAAGAGATCCTGAAGGTCTACCACCGCACCATCATCGCCCTGGCGCACGACCTGGAAGGCATCGGGCTGGCCATCCAGGACGGTCTGCCCTACCGCAACCTGGAAGACACGCAACAGGCCATCGACGAGGCCAAAGAGGCGTTCTTCTCCATGCGCAACAAAAAGCTCAGCACCCAGAATATTGAGGGCTTTATCCGCCTGCGCCATATTCTCTTCAGCCTCCAGGACCTGACCGAACGCCTTCAGGTAATGGCGCACTATACTACCTACGATAAGGCCGTCAGCAGACAGCTGAAAAAAGAAAAGCGCGAACTGCACCTCGATAAATTCGTAAGCCATACAGAGCTGGACCCGCACCTGCTGCTGGATAACCTATCGCTGAAGTCGAGCCATTTCCGGCACGCCATCCGTATCACTATCGCCCTGCTGGCCGGTTTCATCATCTCCCTGCTCTTCCCGCTGGGTCATGGCTACTGGATACTGCTGACCATCACCACCATCCTCAAACCCGCCTACAGCATTACCAAAAAACGGAATATCCAGCGGATCGCCGGCACCATCCTGGGCGCACTGCTGGGCTTTGCCGCTATTTATATCACCAAGGATGCCACTGCCCTGTTCATTATCATGCTGCTGGCCATGATCATCTCCTACAGCCTGCTGAAAGTAAATTACCTGGTAAGCTCGGCAGGTATCACCGTGTACGTGATCCTCAGTTTCCACTTCCTGAACCCGGCAGGTCTGTCGGTGGTGTTGCACGACAGGATCCTGGATACCGCCATCGGCTCCGTGATCTCTTTTATTGTATCTTCTTTTGTATTGCCCAGCTGGGAAAAAGAACAGCTCGGCTATTATATTGACCATGCCATCCGCGCCAATTACAATTATTTCCATGCCGTGGCCAAAGCTTTCAGCGGCGCCGGATTTGATATCACCAATTATAAAATCGCGCGGAAAGAAGCATTTGTGGCCCTGGCTAATATGTCGGACCATTTCCAGCGGATGATGTCAGAGCCCAAAAGCAAGCAGCGGCACCTGGAAGAATACCACCAGTTTGTGGCTACCAGCCACCTGCTCACCTCGCATGTGGCCTCTCTCTCCTATTACGGTCAGCGTTCCGGTCAGCAGTACGCCTCGGTGGATTTTCAGCCGCTGATCAAACAGGTGGATGCCCAGTTCCGCAGATTAATAGATGTACTGGAAAACAAGGAACAGGCGCCGGCTGAACAAAAGCCACATGAAGACCCCATCCGGCAACGCGTACTGGAACTGCTGGAACAACGCCGGCTGGAAATGGGAAAGGGCGATAACGACGAGTCCCTCTCCATCCGCAAAACATTATCAGAGCTGAAAGCCATCACGGATCAGTTCCAGCTCATCAGCACCATCACTGCAGAAGAAGCCAAAGTATTGCAGAAGATCTCTTTCGAGCGGGCAGAATCTGCCACCGCCTGA